ccagtattatttttttaaagcccataTTTTCCAAGgaacagttttgttttgtcttcttaacttttaaatttgTGATCTGATTTACTTATTGATtaccatcaataagtcaacaagcGACAAGTGGTGGGAGGACGTGGAgataagggaaccctagtgcacggGCTGGTGGGGATGCAGCCTGGGGCAGCTGCCATGGAGAGCAGCACTGaatgtcctcaaaaaactaaaactggaactgccttatgacccagcagtcccacttttGGTAATATAtattaagaatcctgaaacaccaattaaaaaaaagtgcatccctatgttcatagcaagcattattcacaatagccaagatctggaaatagcctaagtgcccatcagtagatgagtggctaaaaaagctgtggtacatttatacaatggaatactatgcagtagtaaaaaggaaggaactcttACTTTTACAGCAGCataaatggacctggagagcattatgctgagtgaaataagccagaggtgaaagacaaatgcatGGTCTCACTTATTtgtagaacctaaaaaaaaattgtgatctCCCCAGAGATGGGGCACATGCATGGTGTGCATTTAGTGAAACGACTGAGGTAGAactctggctttcttttttcccagaTAACTACCCAGGTTTCCCACCATCATCATGCACTACTGAATGCTCACATCTGTgttggtttattttataatttaacttCTCTTTCGTACATTGATCTATCAATATTCTCCTACAGTACAATAAAATTGTCTTCTATAGTGAAActttatgaaatattataaatcttGAAAGGCTGGTGAGCTTTCATTACTCCTTtaagttttctgcattttatttgaGTGCTTATGTCTCTGGAGTTTTCTAATCAGTTTATGTTACAAAAATCACTTTCCTCTTTGTACTGTCACAAtattgaatttaaataatttacagttGCAATTTTTAGAATTCCAAAGTATTGTTTTAGAGCCATGAactgattctatttatttaagcCTCGATCTGTAATTGAGTGAAAGCTTGTTCCCCTTGCCACATGACAGCCAGTAAGTTGAGAGCCGAGAAGTTGGGGCAAGAAAAGCAACTTTATTTGGAAAGCCAGCAAGCAGAGAAGATGGCAGACTAGAGTCCACAGAACCATCATGAGAAAGCACAGAATTTAGGCTTCTTGTAtgccagaggaaaaggagggggtCTGAGGTCAGGAGGCGAGTGACGAACGCACACATCTGGACATCAGCAAGGGCCCAAGGCGGGCAGGGACACGTCTTTCCTTTTGGCTAACGAACTCCAGCTGCTGGGTCCCAGTCATGAGGTGCCTATAAATCTTTTAATAAACAATCATTATTTTTGTACataccttcctttcctccttggGGAGGTACTCTCAAGCAGGGAGATTATTTTGGTCATTCCTAGGCTACAGGTTAGACTCCTCTAATGATTGGCATATCCCCACGCAGGAGTAAGAAGAAGCTGCTCACTGACAGGTCAGACTTGAACAGGATGGCATCACAGAgactgattatttattttattacaatttccCACCGCCAACTGGTCCATTCCACAGTCCTGTGCAATCAGGGATGAAAGGACGTTGTCGCTCATCTGGCTACTTTCTGCTGATCAGGGTCGGCATGGTGCGACTGTGGAATGGAACCATTTGACCTGATCTATGAAACATCTTTCAGTGCGCCTCCTAAACATGGGGGTCTTAGAGTGATCATAGGTATTTCCCTGTCTGTCTTAGCAGGTTTAGCCTTGTTAACACAGCACTTAATTACACAGTATAgaagtattataaataatataactaTGAGAAGGATAGCAAGACCTAACTTGATGCCACCCAGAATCGAACGTACCCCATTCAGCTTCTGTTCAAAAAGGTCTTTGAACCGGTTTTTCATTCCCCCTAAACTCATTCTGCTCTGACGTTCTGAGGCTGGTTGGAGCCAAGGAGCCTGCTGTCTAATTGCAGCACTGTGAGTCTCCACCGCAGAAGAGGAATTGATATACATGCAGCAAGCAGTGCCAGCAACAACACAGACTCCACCTTGCTCAGCAAGCACATAATCTAAAGCTGTGCGGTTGCCAAGCACGACTTTTGCAAGAGCATCTGAGGATGCGTGCAGCCCAGGGAGCGAGGCAGCTGCTTCATTTGCAATAATAGCTAAGGTTTCTGATAGGTTCCTAAGCACCTGTGGATGAGCTGCTGCACCCCACCACGGTAGAAGGGTGTCGCCAGAGAAATAACCATCTCCAGCAAGGCCACCACGAGCAACCCCAGTGAAGAGTGTCAGGGCAGCTTCTGAAACGTTATGGACAGAGAATGGGGTCACCAAGTAGCCTAACAGGCAGGTTCCACCTACACGCCAACTGTCAAGACATCTGTAGGCCCACGCCTCATCGTTGGACCCACAGACGAAAATGTAACCCGTGGGAGCACATAAGACTCCAGTCATATTCTGAAAATTAAGGCTATCCCCTTGGGGAAGGTGGCTCAAGATGTCCTCTAACCAGGGGTCTGTGCGAGGCAGGGTCCCTGTTGGAGTCATGCGGCAACTctgtaagggggtgggggcatCCTTCGGATGGGAGGCATCTCGGTCCCTCCAGGCTCTGCACAGTCTGGTGGGAGCATAGGCAGAGGACAGGTTTGCACATCGTTGTCGaatcagagggagagagaccGGGTCGGTGAAACAGGTCTGATACTGACACGCAGCAGCAGCTCTTCCACCGGCCGCGGGCAGGCTAGCGCACCCCCAGGATTCCGGCTTCGTGCAGTTCTCACCCGAAACCACGGCCGTGAATCTCTCAGGTGGGGTGAGGAAGAAACAAGGAACAGGAAGTTCATGATTAACAAGCCTCACCCGGTAAACAACCTTGGGAAATTTCGCATCGTACATGACTTGGAAAGTCGGTATCTGAGAGAAGTTTACAACGGGCACGACGAGAGGGTCGGAAGGACCCAGCGCGGCGGAAGGTTTGGGGTGGCAGATCCAGCAGTGGGACAAGTGAGCGGAGGAGGCTACGGACTGAGAGATCCTGAGCAAGGAGTTGCCCTCCCACGCGAGGGCGAATGCCCAGAAGAGGAACAGGACGCACCAGGCATAGCAGGTCCTCATTCTACTTATCTCGCTGATGGAACGGTCGCTTTAGGTCTTCAAGGGCTC
The genomic region above belongs to Phyllostomus discolor isolate MPI-MPIP mPhyDis1 chromosome 13, mPhyDis1.pri.v3, whole genome shotgun sequence and contains:
- the LOC114510369 gene encoding endogenous retrovirus group V member 2 Env polyprotein-like, with the protein product MRTCYAWCVLFLFWAFALAWEGNSLLRISQSVASSAHLSHCWICHPKPSAALGPSDPLVVPVVNFSQIPTFQVMYDAKFPKVVYRVRLVNHELPVPCFFLTPPERFTAVVSGENCTKPESWGCASLPAAGGRAAAACQYQTCFTDPVSLPLIRQRCANLSSAYAPTRLCRAWRDRDASHPKDAPTPLQSCRMTPTGTLPRTDPWLEDILSHLPQGDSLNFQNMTGVLCAPTGYIFVCGSNDEAWAYRCLDSWRVGGTCLLGYLVTPFSVHNVSEAALTLFTGVARGGLAGDGYFSGDTLLPWWGAAAHPQVLRNLSETLAIIANEAAASLPGLHASSDALAKVVLGNRTALDYVLAEQGGVCVVAGTACCMYINSSSAVETHSAAIRQQAPWLQPASERQSRMSLGGMKNRFKDLFEQKLNGVRSILGGIKLGLAILLIVILFIILLYCVIKCCVNKAKPAKTDREIPMITLRPPCLGGALKDVS